ttcaaaagagTACATGGAACTATGTGATCACGATGAATCATTGAGTCGCGAATGTGAGCCTTTGAGAACCGTGAAGGAGTTCCCTGATGGATTTAAAGCACCACTGCTTCATTTCACATCTAAGGTTTCCTCGGGAACATATATAAGGTCTTTGATCAGTGATATGGGGCGTGCTGTTGGCTCGTCAGCGTACATGGTGAAGCTTATTCGTCGGAATCAAGCCGAATGggacttggaaaaaaatgtCTTTGATATAGAGGATTTTGAGCAAGATGCCAAAATTTGGGGCCCCGTGCTCGGCAAAGTCTTCAAAGAAGGGGCTTCTGTGAATGTGAAGGAAGAGCTCGCGGCACTAGGCATGGATAGAAAACTTCAAGAGCACGAACAGGAATCCAAACGTGTCAAGGTGGAAGATTAGGTCATAACAGGATAGCTAGACACATTATTAACAGAATCCACGGAACACGAAGAATTCTGGAGCCTGCGCTGGTGTATTGGAAGGTGAAAGAGTTGCATGCAAGGTAGGTGTCTCCGTCATCAAGGTATTTATCGTCTCCATAGCTCTTTTTGATCAAGGCCGATGTTGCAGGGCACTTGAATCCAAAATCGGGCGGACAATCTCGAACAATTGCCTGGCAGATATTCAGGCAAGGAAGCACCTCATAGTAGCTCAAAGGTGGCTTGATCGTCTGGGCAATGAAATCTGTTCTTCCTTCTGATTCATTGTACAGCTTGTACAACGGAGCATCTAATGTAGAACATCTGGGAATGGTCACTGCACACAGCCATTGCCGATATGAGTGTCTGCAATCATCGCATGTCACGATAGGTGAGTATCTTGCGTCCAGTTCGGTGTCGCAGGGTATTTGTTGCAGGGCGTAGTCGAAGTTCACGTACAGAGACGAGGAGTAGTTATCATATAAGGCTGCAAGCTGGTCGACCGTCTGAGCTCCTTCAACCAGTGCGGCAGATGCCGGAACCGCGTATGCCACATCCTTGCAGAATTCCAGGTTGTGGATGATCTTGCACGCTTGCGAGTCGCGCAAAGTGAAGTTAAAGCGTTGGTGAACAAGAGTCACGTCGCTTCCAAAGAGATGTTCTGCGAATGTCGCAAAATAGGTGCTGTTTCTTTGTAGTCCGGTGATCTGAATGAGGTTGCGGTCTCCCGTGACCGTGctgttgttgatcagctgtGTCAACACCTTGCTGGTGTAATTTGCATCGCTATACAACGAGAGCACAAATTCAGTGTGTGGATTCGACCACAAATCCGCGCCACTCAATAAAACActctcgtcgtccacatcAACCACAGAAATGAGGGTCTCTCCCGTGTAATTGAAGTAAATCGATCCGGTAGATATTTCCATCGTATAGGCCCATTCTTC
This window of the Ogataea parapolymorpha DL-1 chromosome VII, whole genome shotgun sequence genome carries:
- a CDS encoding Stretch-activated cation channel MID1; the encoded protein is MFLIYLVLLCAVVRAQGLDISQYEIDVPGQFTPDNLFERNVERSLPTQDLYGMQSVTSSIGFNESQTYAFAFDTKIATSNVTLKITIDSRPPSWRSSDEGLVLYYDFDDDLTDIEDTKRVEFRNFEAVLTLNDTQVNMHPFMFARLMSSGCGQCKDNEEWAYTMEISTGSIYFNYTGETLISVVDVDDESVLLSGADLWSNPHTEFVLSLYSDANYTSKVLTQLINNSTVTGDRNLIQITGLQRNSTYFATFAEHLFGSDVTLVHQRFNFTLRDSQACKIIHNLEFCKDVAYAVPASAALVEGAQTVDQLAALYDNYSSSLYVNFDYALQQIPCDTELDARYSPIVTCDDCRHSYRQWLCAVTIPRCSTLDAPLYKLYNESEGRTDFIAQTIKPPLSYYEVLPCLNICQAIVRDCPPDFGFKCPATSALIKKSYGDDKYLDDGDTYLACNSFTFQYTSAGSRILRVPWILLIMCLAILL